One window of the Candidozyma auris chromosome 6, complete sequence genome contains the following:
- the STB3 gene encoding Stb3p: MNTESGVADRNNSESPDVKTNDSNNVGSSANGNANTANGKSSKPAKHVTKLSTSSPEAIKVAAEITPTRLANLLIKKGPLPIRLITAQLAVEVPGFDLLSLSKQRRLIMAAMEAGDTENNVVFEKIGWGQWAVRRKDSDYIVTEGSVDGSDKTRVSVHELKEKAKLGWSKKGASGSSSRGGGGGGRRDSISNGKHNLHNVQVPGEHLDRAVESDEDDEDEEDMDSLSSDEDELHKLRMARLGHVEVDDNAIAEDSDEDDDEDDMDTTEDGVFMFDQDAPGAGAGAGAGVGVGAGGGVRRWKKKSPPISFAKRVPLKVSPPPHVGSNRRKSSSSAGGANSVQKTPYTGYTTRHQLFSRSRLNSIENLDNYIVSSGRGSAVSVSSPPPAPSASVLSVSPIGSWSASNGHLHPGTFNVSPDNLASTIGGRRKSSFNESSVRSTLSSSLPQNGKHPLKQEASDTDEEDWATIGAESLRKHSQGSSSPGKNDELCSDEKRAARALVDLMSI; the protein is encoded by the coding sequence ATGAACACCGAATCCGGGGTCGCTGACCGAAACAACAGCGAGAGTCCAGATGTCAAAACCAACGACAGTAATAACGTTGGTAGTAGCGCCAACGGCAACGCCAACACCGCTAACGGCAAATCAAGCAAACCCGCCAAGCATGTGACCAAGCTCTCCACGTCGTCGCCCGAGGCTATCAAGGTGGCCGCTGAAATCACCCCCACGAGACTTGCCAATTTGTTGATAAAAAAAGGCCCGTTGCCCATTCGGCTCATCACGGCGCAGTTGGCCGTGGAAGTCCCTGGATTTGATCTTTTGTCGCTTTCGAAACAGCGGCGCCTCATTATGGCAGCCATGGAGGCGGGCGACACCGAAAACAACGTTGTGTTTGAAAAAATCGGCTGGGGCCAGTGGGCGGTGCGCAGGAAAGACAGCGATTACATCGTCACTGAGGGAAGCGTCGATGGTAGCGACAAGACACGGGTGTCTGTGCAcgagctcaaggagaaggccaagttggGGTGGCTGAAGAAGGGTGCTTCTGGGAGCAGCAGTAGAGGCGGTGGCGGCGGTGGCCGGAGAGACTCCATCTCCAACGGGAAACATAATCTCCATAACGTCCAGGTTCCAGGAGAACATCTAGACAGGGCAGTGGAGAGcgacgaggacgacgaggacgaggaagacATGGACAGCTTGTCGtcagatgaggatgagctCCACAAGCTTCGGATGGCTCGTTTGGGCCATGTGGAGGTCGATGACAATGCCATTGCCGAGGATTCTGATGAGGACGACGACGAAGACGATATGGACACTACCGAAGATGGAGTGTTTATGTTTGACCAGGATGCTCCTGgcgctggtgctggtgctggtgctgggGTTGGGGTTGGAGccggtggtggtgttcGTCgctggaaaaagaagctgccTCCAATATCCTTCGCCAAAAGAGTGCCTCTCAAGGTGCTGCCTCCTCCACACGTCGGCTCCAACCGCCGGAAGCTGTCTCTGTCCGCGGGAGGCGCCAACTCGGTGCAAAAGACTCCCTACACCGGCTACACCACCCGCCATCAGTTGTTCAGCAGGCTGCGACTCAATTCGATCGAGAACTTGGACAATTACATAGTCTCTTCCGGCAGAGGGCTGGCGGTGCTGGTGTCGTCGCCCCCACCAGCTCCCTCGGCCTCTGTGCTATCTGTGTCGCCCATTGGCTCGTGGCTGGCCTCCAACggccacctccacccaGGCACGTTCAACGTGTCGCCAGACAATCTTGCAAGCACCATTGGCGGGCGCCGAAAACTGAGCTTCAACGAGCTGAGCGTTCGCTCGACTTTGCTGCTGTCGCTACCGCAGAATGGAAAGCACCCGCTAAAGCAAGAGGCCTCAGACACCGACGAGGAGGACTGGGCCACCATCGGCGCTGAGTCGCTCCGCAAACATAGCCAGGGTTCTCTGAGCCCGGGCAAAAATGACGAATTGTGCAGCGACGAAAAAAGGGCCGCCCGGGCTTTGGTCGACCTCATGTCTATATGA